In one window of Brassica rapa cultivar Chiifu-401-42 chromosome A07, CAAS_Brap_v3.01, whole genome shotgun sequence DNA:
- the LOC117126867 gene encoding uncharacterized protein LOC117126867: MKATTTNSWLANKLFKLRDEVFTWIKMKVGNGESCRFWSDNWSPFGNLSQFILTDQTSRMGIDANSTVSDLFIDGRWMIPPARSEKMVQLHIFFTTFALTDTEDCYEWVIDDKPTSRFNTSQVYQKLRGQEATVTWAQSVWITGGIPRHSFLTWLFVLNRCPTRDRLRSWGLQTDVVCLLCNQEPETRDHLYFHCPFSFAIWEEIGRRCDLQPLQNWDQTMIQMQSLQGNKYKKRLTLLCWQSSIYWIWQERNKRLHNQQFRSPEAIISLITRQITDRISAYRLDSPAISSIIMQLCQGSDTLSTGTDDAKVCSATVLEALAKVLSARAREQVANNAEMNRRRVQQQVEALIKDNAVLKRAVAIQHERRTNSS; this comes from the exons ATGAAAGCGACAACAACAAACTCTTGGTTGGCTAACAAGCTGTTCAAGTTGAGAGATGAAGTCTTTACCTGGATTAAGATGAAAGTGGGAAATGGTGAATCCTGTAGATTCTGGTCGGACAACTGGTCCCCCTTTGGGAATCTCTCGCAATTTATACTGACCGATCAAACTTCTCGTATGGGCATTGATGCAAACTCCACTGTTTCAGACCTCTTTATTGATGGGAGATGGATGATTCCCCCGGCGCGGTCAGAGAAAATGGTACAACTCCACATCTTTTTCACTACTTTTGCTCTCACTGATACAGAAGATTGCTATGAATGGGTGATTGATGACAAGCCGACATCAAGATTTAACACTAGTCAGGTTTATCAGAAACTAAGGGGTCAGGAAGCAACAGTAACCTGGGCTCAAAGCGTTTGGATTACAGGAGGCATCCCTCGACATAGTTTTCTCACTTGGCTGTTCGTCTTGAATCGATGCCCTACCAGAGACCGCCTCCGGAGCTGGGGTCTCCAGACGGATGTTGTTTGCCTGCTCTGCAACCAGGAGCCTGAAACTAGAGATCACTTATACTTTCACTGCCCCTTCAGCTTTGCAATATGGGAGGAAATCGGGAGGAGATGTGACCTGCAACCGTTGCAGAATTGGGATCAGACCATGATTCAAATGCAATCTCTTCAAGGAAACAAATACAAGAAACGACTTACCCTTCTCTGTTGGCAATCATCGATTTATTGGATTTGGCAGGAGAGGAATAAGAGACTTCACAACCAACAATTTCGATCACCAGAAGCTATTATTTCTCTCATCACTCGTCAAATTACGGATCGGATCTCTGCTTATCGATTGGACTCTCCTGCGATCTCTTCGATCATCATGCAACTTTG TCAGGGAAGTGACACCCTATCTACTGGTACTGATGATGCCAAAGTCTGTTCAGCAACTGTCTTGGAAGCTTTAGCGAAGGTGTTAAGCGCACGTGCTCGTGAACAAGTAGCAAACAA TGCTGAAATGAATCGCAGGAGAGTGCAGCAACAAGTAGAAGCCCTAATCAAGGACAACGCAGTGCTGAAACGTGCTGTTGCAATCCAGCACGAGCGTCGAACCAACAGCAGCTAG
- the LOC103832506 gene encoding chaperone protein DnaJ — MAAALGSPSLIPSSLYFSGDGPPSLSSSSSSLSFSVGGTKRSYLSVSSSSSSPYGRRGISGRRSVVVVCAASGDYYATLGVPKSANIKEIKSAYRRLARQYHPDVNKEPGATDKFKEISAAYEVLSDDQKRALYDQYGEAGLKTSVGGGPSATYTTNPFDLFETFFGASMGGFPGMDQADFGTTTRRSRVSKGDDLRYDITLQLSEAIFGSEKEFDLTHLETCEACAGTGAKPGSKMRICSTCGGRGQVMRTEQTPFGLFSQVSVCPNCGGDGEIISENCRKCSGEGRVRIKKSIKVKIPPGVSAGSILRVAGEGDSGPRGGPPGDLYVYLDVEDVRGIQRDGINLLSTLSITYLDAILGAVVKVKTVEGDTELQIPPGTQPGDVLVLAKKGAPKLNRPSIRGDHLFTVKVTIPNQISAGERELLEELASLSDTSSNRLRTRAKPQQSTTLNSATISSQNRTDEVREESQEPEQENDLWKNIKDFAGSVANGALKWLRDNL, encoded by the exons atggcAGCAGCCCTGGGCTCTCCCTCTCTCATCCCCTCTTCTCTCTACTTCTCCGGCGATGGTCCCCCGTCCCTCtcttcgtcgtcgtcgtctttaAGTTTCTCAGTAGGCGGTACCAAGAGGAGCTACTTATCGgtttcctcttcttcatcttcacctTATGGAAGAAGGGGAATCTCTGGGCGGCGTTCGGTAGTGGTGGTGTGTGCTGCTTCGGGAGACTACTACGCTACTCTGGGTGTGCCTAAATCTGCCAACATCAAGGAGATTAAATCTGCCTATCGCCGCCTCGCCCGTCAG TATCATCCCGATGTGAACAAGGAACCTGGCGCAACCGACAAGTTCAAGGAAATCAGTGCTGCCTATGAG GTGTTATCAGATGATCAAAAGAGAGCACTCTATGATCAATATGGTGAAGCCGGTCTCAAGACTTCTGTTGGAGGAGGACCTTCCGCTACTTACACG ACAAATCCCTTTGACCTCTTCGAGACATTCTTTGGTGCGAGTATGGGCGGATTTCCCGGGATGGACCAAGCTGACTTTGGAACAACTACTCGCCGCTCCAGGGTTTCCAAAGGTGATGATTTACG GTATGACATCACCTTACAACTCTCGGAGGCTATTTTTGGATCTGAGAAAGAATTTGATCTTACGCATCTGGAGACATGCGAAGCTTGTGCTGGCACCGGTGCTAAACCTGGATCTAAGATGAGAATATGCTCCACTTGTGGTGGCCGGGGTCAAGTTATGAGAACTGAGCAAACCCCATTCGGCTTGTTTTCACAG GTTTCTGTATGTCCAAACTGTGGTGGAGATGGTGAGATCATTTCGGAAAATTGCCGCAAATGCTCTGGAGAAGGACGTGTGCGTATTAAAAAAAGTATCAAGGTCAAAATTCCTCCAGGTGTTAGCGCAGGTAGCATCCTTAGAGTTGCCGGGGAAGGTGATTCTGGTCCCAGAGG TGGACCTCCAGGAGATTTGTATGTATATCTTGATGTTGAAGATGTCCGTGGAATTCAAAGGGATGGCATAAACCTCTTATCTACTCTTTCCATCACTTACCTTGATGCTATACTGGGTGCGGTTGTTAAG GTGAAAACAGTAGAAGGAGACACTGAACTGCAGATACCTCCAGGTACTCAACCTGGTGATGTGCTGGTCCTGGCAAAGAAAGGAGCACCAAAACTGAATAGACCATCTATCCGCGGTGACCACTTGTTTACAGTCAAAGTTACTATACCAAATCAAATAAG TGCTGGAGAGCGGGAGTTACTGGAGGAACTTGCTTCTCTGAGTGATACGTCTAGCAACCGGCTGCGAACTCGTGCTAAGCCTCAGCAATCCACTA CTCTAAACAGTGCAACTATTAGCTCACAAAACAGAACGGATGAAGTTAGGGAGGAAAGCCAAGAACCGGAGCAAGAAAACGACTTGTGGAAGAACATCAAAGATTTTGCAGG ATCGGTCGCAAATGGAGCCCTGAAATGGCTGAGAGATAACCTCTAG
- the LOC103832514 gene encoding transcription repressor OFP14 has translation MPNPLQKSLHGYLSKIKKETGKLQVSNSFSSSKKWVLAGCKHPKKLSFSFKHRRRPSKTRFNDDHVYQDPGHAATLSDIDRFLEENFKSLCIRDEEGEEDAKSKGKREQQSSSSDEDDTDDYSHRFERTWGPAVYDSPKLPRTERLSPPPGSSEGRASMYTTSEEGPSSSRSKSSSLVLPEKCIAVLRYTEEPQEDFKRSMVEMMESKLGGSEVDWDLMEELLFCYLDLNNKKSHKFILSAFVDLIISLRDKEKSITRKGLVRSLSTRAARERLRKRMASSDAFRN, from the coding sequence ATGCCAAACCCATTGCAGAAATCGTTGCATGGTTACCTGTCAAAGATAAAAAAAGAGACAGGGAAGCTGCAAGTGTCGAACTCATTCTCATCATCGAAGAAGTGGGTGCTTGCTGGCTGTAAGCATCCCAAGAAGctctccttctccttcaaaCACAGACGACGCCCCAGCAAGACTAGATTCAACGACGACCACGTTTACCAGGATCCCGGTCACGCCGCCACCTTGTCCGACATAGACCGTTTCCTTGAGGAAAACTTCAAATCCCTCTGCATCAGAGATGAGGAGGGGGAGGAGGATGCCAAAAGCAAGGGGAAAAGGGAACAACAGTCCTCCTCCTCAGATGAAGACGACACTGATGACTATAGTCACAGATTCGAGAGGACATGGGGACCGGCCGTCTACGACTCCCCCAAACTGCCTAGGACAGAGAGACTATCTCCACCGCCTGGATCATCGGAGGGTAGGGCCAGCATGTATACCACATCGGAGGAGGGACCTTCCTCGTCGAGGTCCAAATCATCCAGCTTGGTGCTGCCTGAGAAGTGCATCGCGGTGCTGAGGTACACTGAAGAGCCTCAGGAGGATTTCAAGAGGTCGATGGTGGAGATGATGGAGTCCAAGTTAGGAGGGAGCGAGGTGGACTGGGACTTGATGGAAGAGCTTCTCTTCTGCTATCTCGATCTCAACAACAAGAAATCACACAAGTTCATACTCAGCGCATTCGTAGATCTCATCATCTCTCTCCGTGACAAGGAGAAGAGTATCACCAGGAAAGGCCTCGTCAGGTCGCTCAGTACTCGCGCCGCCAGGGAGAGGCTTAGGAAGAGGATGGCCTCCAGCGACGCCTTTCGCAACTAA